The region TCTCTTTTTCTGATTTTCCGCGGCTTTTCATGTTCCAGTATCTGGCACTTCGGCGCATTGAGTTTTTCATGATCTGATCAATTTGCTCCTGCTCCAGGTCTTTGCTAAACGGCCCTTTTTGGTTATACTTTTTTTCTTCGAAAAATGCTTTTTGCAAATCCTGACTTAAATGTTCCCGCATTGATGCCTCTGCATATTTTTGCATGCGTGAATCAATAGTTGTGTATATTTTTAAGCCGTCTTTATACAAATTGTAAGGTTCTCCATCGGGTTTAAAATTTTTGTTACACCAACCATACACCGGATCATCTACCCATTTGGCTGAATCTTTTGAGAAATTATCCTCATTGGTATATTCCTCTTCAAAGGGATTTGGTTTGTTGAGCTTCAGACGTAAGTATTCGCGTAAATAAGTTGCCAAACCAACATTATGATCCTGCACTTTAAATTCCAGCTCTACCGGCTTTTGAGAGAGTGTGTCATAGGTTGCCGGTGAAATAAACTCATATTTACGCATTTGGTTTAGTACAATGTTACGACGATGCTTTGCACGATCGGGATGCCTTACCGGGCTATAGTAAGATGGCGCTTTAAGCACGCCTACCAGAGTTGCAGCTTCGTTTAAAGCAAGCTTTTTAGGGGTTGTGTTGAAAAAGGTTTTTGCGGCTGATTTAATGCCGTATGAATGGTATCCAAAATATACCGTATTGAGGTACATCACAAGAATTTCTTCTTTGGTGTAGTTTCTTTCAAGTTTAACCGCGGTTACCCATTCTTTAAACTTGGTAAGTGTAAGGTTAGCATAATACGAAAACTTTGACCCATAGGAAGTGGTGTCCCTGGGGAAAAGGTTTTTAGCCAATTGCTGAGTGATTGTGCTGCCTCCACCTTTGTGCGAACCCGTCATCACACCGTACAAAACGCGCATTAATGCAATACCATCAATACCTGCATGTCGCTCAAAACGGTAATCTTCCGTTGCTATAAGGGCATTTACCATATTGGGCGACAAATCATCAAAATTAATATATGTTCTGTTCTGGTAGTAATAGTTACCCATTGCAACCTTATCAGCAGAATATACCTGCGACGCAATATTGTTCTCCGGGTTTTCAAGGTCCTCAAATGTGGGCATAAAACCCATTTTACCTGTGGCTATCAAAGTAAAAAAAATGATAAAACCCACAATTGGCACTATAATAATGGACCAGAAAATGATAATGTATTTCTTGAAATTGGGTTTTGATTCGGGTTGATGCTCTTGTGTCATATTACTCAATTTTGGCTAAATATTCAACTAAACACTTAAGAAAAGTGTTAGCTGTCAGATTAAGAATATAATTGGTTTTTTTAATCATTGATAATGCAAAAATAAGTCTAAAAAGTAATATCTGACTATAATGAAATGAAAAAATCAATGTTTATAGCCCTTTTACCACTATCTATGGGCAATCTAAACAGCTTATAAAAGTGTAAAAAAAAATAAAATTTGATAAGACTAATTGTTTTCTGTTATTTTTGTGCCCTGAATTGATAACGTAATTTGGCTTAATATATGATTAAAAACCTGGTAATTGTCGAGTCACCGGCTAAAGCAAAAACAATAGAGAAGTTTCTTGGAAAGGACTTCACTGTAAAAAGTAGTTATGGTCATATCCGTGATCTGGCTAAAAAAGATCTGGGTATAGATAAAGACAAAGGTTATAAACCAAAATATCTGCAATCACCCGATAAGAAGAATGTGATTAAAGAGCTCAGAGACGCAAGCAAAGAGGCCGAGATGGTATGGCTTGCTTCCGATGAAGATCGGGAAGGAGAAGCAATTGCATGGCATCTGTTTGAAGTTTTAAAGCTCGATAAAGAAAAAACACGCCGTATTGTTTTTCATGAGATTACACCTAAAGCAATAAAAAATGCCATCGAAAACCCACGGGAAATTGACTATAATTTAGTCAATGCTCAACAAGCTCGTCGTGTTTTAGATAGGCTGGTTGGATTTGAGCTCTCGCCATTACTTTGGAAAAAAGTTAAACCCTCTCTATCAGCAGGGCGGGTTCAGTCTGTTGCAGTTAGGTTATTGGTTGAACGTGAACGAGAAATTATTGCATTTAAGCCTGATTACGCCTACAAAGTTCAAGCAAATTTTTCTGATAAACAGCGTAAATATAAGCTTAATGCAGAGCTGAATAAGCGGCTGCCTAATCATGATGATGTAAAAGACTTTTTTGATAAAATTAAGTCGCAGCAATTTCAGGTTTCAAGTGTGCAAAAGAAACCAGCGCAAAAGTCCCCGGCTGCACCATTCACAACATCTACACTTCAACAGGAAGCTGCAAGAAAGTTCGGCTTTTCTGTTTCACAAACAATGACACTTGCCCAGCGACTTTATGAAGCCGGTCATATTACCTATATGAGGACCGACTCAGTTAACCTCTCAAATGATGCCATTGCTGCAGCAGCAGAACAAATTAACCAGCTCTATGGCGAAAAATATCAGAAGACAAGAAAATATGCCACCAAATCAAAAGGAGCTCAGGAAGCTCACGAAGCCATCAGGCCAACATACCTGCAAAAGCAGGAAATTGAGGCAGGATCTGGTGAGCAAAGACTCTATTCATTGATCTGGAAAAGAACTGTCGCTTCGCAAATGTCGAATGCAAAACTTGAGAAAACCACAATAAATATTCCGGTAGAACACATTAATTCCTATAAATTCGTTGCACAGGGTGAGGTGCTCCTATTTGACGGTTTTTTAAAAGTTTACATGGAATCACGCGATGATGAGGAGCAACAGGAAGATAAAGGTTTGCTTCCTCCGGTAAAAGAGCAGGAAAGCCTGGATTTAATGCATGCACGAGCTCAACAGCGCTATTCATCGCAACCGCCCCGATATACAGAGGCGAGTTTAGTCAAAAAACTTGAGGAGCTTGGCATTGGAAGACCATCGACATATGCACCCACAATTTCAACAATACAGAAGCGAAATTATGTAGTCAAGGAAGATAGGCCCGGGAAAGAACGAACAATCAACGAAATTGAACTTAAAGACCAAAAAGTTACCTCGCAGAAAAAGCAGGAAACATATGGTAGCGAGAAAGGTAAGCTGTTTCCAACCGATGTTGGTATGGTTGTGAACGACTACCTTATGGAGTATTTCGACAATGTGATGGACTATAGTTTTACTGCACAGGTTGAAAAAGAATTTGATAGTATTGCAGAAGGTAATCGTAAATGGAGTGCGATGATAGATGAGTTTTATAAACCATTTCATCATAAAGTAGAGTATGCCGAAGAAAATTCCGAGCGCAAAGCAGGTGAACGAATTTTAGGAGAAGATCCTAAATCCGGAAAACCCGTAATGGTTAGAATTGGTAAATATGGTCCAATGGCACAAATCGGTACTGTAGATGACGAGGAAAAGCCTCAATTCGCATCACTTCGAAGCAATCAACATTTAGAGACCATAACTCTTGAAGAGGCGCTCGATTTATTTAAACTCCCCCGAAATCTTGGTGAACTTGAAGGTAAGACAGTTACCGTTTCTGTAGGCCGTTTTGGCCCATATGTGCGTCACGATGGCCTTTTTGCCAGTCTCAAAAAAGAGGATGACCCCTATACAATTGAATTCGACAGAGCAGTCGAGCTCATCAAAGATAAGCGAGAAGCTGATGCAAAAAAACTTATCAAATCATTTGATGAAAAAGAAAAAATAAAAGTTCAGAACGGGAAATACGGACCTTATATCACACATAAACGAAAAAACTATCGTATACCAAAGTCTGTAGATCCTGAGAAGCTTACATATGAGGATTGTTTGGAAATAATTGATAAGGGCAAAAATAAAAAGACAAAGAAAACGAAGAAAAAATAGTGTTTTCTGCAAATTCCATTATTGAAATAAACATCAGATGCAATTACATGAATTCATCAAACCCGCTGTAGCCAGTGGAAACTATAAGAAAAACCAACTGGGAAGCAGGATTAAACAATGGAATAGGAAAGCACTTCCTGAAAATGCAATAGTCATATTGGGAGTCAGTAATTATGAAGGGCAGACCAATAATTTGGATGTAATTAGATCTGAATTACACACACTTTTCGCAAACGGAAACAATAGAGAGATAATAGATCTTGGTAATATCATTTCACTTAATGAACAAGATCAGAGTGATGTGATAGCTTTCTTGCTAAATGAAAACCAAAAAACTAATTCTTTGCTCATTATTTTAACAGAGGAGCAACAGTACCTTTCTTCCTACTACAGGCACTCAATAAGCAAAGATTTATTAATAATTTCAGAGAAATTAATTACCAATTCAAAGGAAGAACAGCTATTAAAAAAGAAAAACAGTAACTTATATTATTTGGGGGTGCAATCCTATTATTTAGACCCTGAACTCTGCAAAAAAGGCCGACCTGTAGTTTGTCGACTGGGGCAAATAAGAGATGGTCTTTATGATACTGAACCTTATTTTCGTATGGTTACCGCAGCAGAAATTGACCTGAATGCAGTCAGGTTCAGTGATTTTCCTCAAGGTGAAAATCCAAATCCCAATGGTCTGTATGCAGAGGAGCTATGTCAACTGGCATGGTTTGCAGGCAATAGTGAAACCTTAAATTGTGTGGTTTTAAATGGATACACTCATGAACTTAGCGCATCTGAGACGAGTTTAAGACTTGTTGCTCAGGCTATTTGGCATATACTTAGCGGTGCTGAGAGTCGTCAGGATTATTTGCCAACCAAAAATCCTGAAAAATTTAAAGAGATTCACCTTCAAAACACCAAAATTCCCGAACAAATAATTGTTTATAAAAGCAAATTAAACGGAAAACACTGGTTGAAATTCGGGAAAGATGACAAAATTATTCCATGCACATCCAAAGATATGGACGAACTTCTACAAAATAACATTAATGATCGCATATGGAGCTTAATGGGTTTATTGTAAGCTGATTTTATGGTTTTTAAATTAGACCTGTTTTGCTTTTATGTAAGGTTTGTTTGATGTTTCGGAAAGGTTTATTATATTTACTAATCAAACAATTAAAATTATTTTACCCGGTTTTTATAAAAAATTATAGCATAATAAAACAAGTTGAGATTTATTACGTAAATCTTTTCATGCTTAAACAATGCAAAAACTTAAGATTTAAAAAAGTATTTAATTTGTTTGGTTTAATGATTTTTATTTATTTTACCTCTTTAAAGGCTCATGGAAAAGCCTGAGATTAGATAAATAAAAGAATGAGAATAATTTTTGTCT is a window of Salinivirga cyanobacteriivorans DNA encoding:
- a CDS encoding transglycosylase domain-containing protein; its protein translation is MTQEHQPESKPNFKKYIIIFWSIIIVPIVGFIIFFTLIATGKMGFMPTFEDLENPENNIASQVYSADKVAMGNYYYQNRTYINFDDLSPNMVNALIATEDYRFERHAGIDGIALMRVLYGVMTGSHKGGGSTITQQLAKNLFPRDTTSYGSKFSYYANLTLTKFKEWVTAVKLERNYTKEEILVMYLNTVYFGYHSYGIKSAAKTFFNTTPKKLALNEAATLVGVLKAPSYYSPVRHPDRAKHRRNIVLNQMRKYEFISPATYDTLSQKPVELEFKVQDHNVGLATYLREYLRLKLNKPNPFEEEYTNEDNFSKDSAKWVDDPVYGWCNKNFKPDGEPYNLYKDGLKIYTTIDSRMQKYAEASMREHLSQDLQKAFFEEKKYNQKGPFSKDLEQEQIDQIMKNSMRRSARYWNMKSRGKSEKEIKAAFNKPVEMSVFSYDGEIDTTMTPWDSILYYKYYLHSGFMAVDPHDGHVKAYVGGINFKHFKFDHVTGGRRQVGSTFKPFLYTLAMQEGYSPCYRVPNVPVTITLPTGETWTPESVGPDRFKRKNITLKTGLAHSINNLSAWLIQQFKPKAVIDITRLMGVKSHIPEVPSIALGSADLSLYEMVSAYTTYANKGIHTTPLFVTHIEDKNGNELASFKARKNEAISENAAYLMLNLLQNVVNEGTSIRLRYKYELEGEIAGKTGTTNNQSDGWFMGVVPELVAGVWTGGEERSIHFDGISLGQGANMALPVYGLFMQKVFADEELHISPKDTFAVPENFYMDLDCGEKDGETTIDKETLNEEFFN
- the topA gene encoding type I DNA topoisomerase, which encodes MIKNLVIVESPAKAKTIEKFLGKDFTVKSSYGHIRDLAKKDLGIDKDKGYKPKYLQSPDKKNVIKELRDASKEAEMVWLASDEDREGEAIAWHLFEVLKLDKEKTRRIVFHEITPKAIKNAIENPREIDYNLVNAQQARRVLDRLVGFELSPLLWKKVKPSLSAGRVQSVAVRLLVEREREIIAFKPDYAYKVQANFSDKQRKYKLNAELNKRLPNHDDVKDFFDKIKSQQFQVSSVQKKPAQKSPAAPFTTSTLQQEAARKFGFSVSQTMTLAQRLYEAGHITYMRTDSVNLSNDAIAAAAEQINQLYGEKYQKTRKYATKSKGAQEAHEAIRPTYLQKQEIEAGSGEQRLYSLIWKRTVASQMSNAKLEKTTINIPVEHINSYKFVAQGEVLLFDGFLKVYMESRDDEEQQEDKGLLPPVKEQESLDLMHARAQQRYSSQPPRYTEASLVKKLEELGIGRPSTYAPTISTIQKRNYVVKEDRPGKERTINEIELKDQKVTSQKKQETYGSEKGKLFPTDVGMVVNDYLMEYFDNVMDYSFTAQVEKEFDSIAEGNRKWSAMIDEFYKPFHHKVEYAEENSERKAGERILGEDPKSGKPVMVRIGKYGPMAQIGTVDDEEKPQFASLRSNQHLETITLEEALDLFKLPRNLGELEGKTVTVSVGRFGPYVRHDGLFASLKKEDDPYTIEFDRAVELIKDKREADAKKLIKSFDEKEKIKVQNGKYGPYITHKRKNYRIPKSVDPEKLTYEDCLEIIDKGKNKKTKKTKKK